One part of the Dioscorea cayenensis subsp. rotundata cultivar TDr96_F1 chromosome 2, TDr96_F1_v2_PseudoChromosome.rev07_lg8_w22 25.fasta, whole genome shotgun sequence genome encodes these proteins:
- the LOC120269451 gene encoding chitin elicitor-binding protein-like isoform X2, with amino-acid sequence MSSPFLSIHLLLHLLLFTSTALSSFICNSTTTATCSSLIGYVPDNETSLSALQSLFQTTLLSLVGANSLPLSTPSSYTVAANKPILISIPCNCSNGNGSSAHVPTYTVKANDTLDNIAINKFGRFVTYQQIATANGIPNPNLITVGQVLWIPLPCSCDPVDGDERVHLAHKVAPQSSLDQIAAEFGVNKSTVMRLNGINDSATLQASQILDVPLRACSSSISSKSLDSGLRLSDGSYAVTANGCVLCNCTSSFRVSCNLQPNGNTSVCPAARKCGNLEFGKSSSSGCEKTTCDYAGYTNSTNLSILTTNYVDSSTCSSGGGSPTSSPSSHAHAVGMNLSRALIFIHILLGTLALRH; translated from the exons ATGTCTTCTCCCTTCCTCTCCATCCATCTCCTCCTCCATCTCCTCCTCTTCACCTCCACCGCCCTCTCCTCTTTCATCTGCAACTCCACCACAACCGCCACCTGCTCCTCTCTCATCGGCTACGTCCCCGACAATGAAACCTCTCTCTCCGCTCTCCAATCTCTCTTCCAAACCACTCTCCTTTCCCTTGTCGGCGCCAACTCCCTCCCCCTCTCCACCCCCTCGTCCTACACCGTCGCCGCCAATAAACCCATCCTCATCTCCATCCCCTGCAACTGCTCCAACGGCAACGGCTCCTCAGCCCACGTCCCGACCTACACCGTCAAGGCCAACGACACCCTGGACAACATCGCCATCAACAAGTTTGGTCGGTTTGTCACTTACCAACAGATCGCCACCGCCAATGGGATTCCTAACCCTAACTTGATCACGGTCGGCCAAGTGTTATGGATCCCGTTGCCCTGCAGCTGCGATCCGGTGGATGGTGATGAGAGAGTGCATTTGGCTCATAAGGTTGCGCCGCAAAGCTCATTGGACCAAATCGCGGCGGAGTTTGGGGTGAATAAGAGCACTGTTATGCGCCTCAACGGGATTAATGATTCTGCAACGCTGCAGGCCTCTCAGATTCTTGATGTTCCTCTCCGAG CTTGTTCTTCTTCAATTAGCAGCAAGTCCCTGGATTCTGGCTTACGTCTCTCTGATGGCAGCTATGCGGTCACTGCTAATGGCTGCGTGTTATGTAATTGCACCTCCTCTTTTAG GGTGAGTTGCAATCTTCAACCAAATGGGAATACATCTGTCTGCCCTGCTGCTAGAAAGTGCGGAAATCTGGAATTTGGAAAATCATCATCCTCTGGATGTGAGAAAACTACTTGTGATTATGCTGGGTATACTAATTCCACCAACTTGAGTATTCTTACAACCAACTACGTCGACTCCTCAACATGTTCAAGCG GTGGAGGGTCACCTACCTCTAGTCCTAGCAGCCATGCTCATGCTGTCGGGATGAACTTGTCAAGGGCTCTCATCTTCATTCACATATTGCTTGGTACCTTGGCTTTGCGGCATTAG
- the LOC120269451 gene encoding chitin elicitor-binding protein-like isoform X1 yields the protein MSSPFLSIHLLLHLLLFTSTALSSFICNSTTTATCSSLIGYVPDNETSLSALQSLFQTTLLSLVGANSLPLSTPSSYTVAANKPILISIPCNCSNGNGSSAHVPTYTVKANDTLDNIAINKFGRFVTYQQIATANGIPNPNLITVGQVLWIPLPCSCDPVDGDERVHLAHKVAPQSSLDQIAAEFGVNKSTVMRLNGINDSATLQASQILDVPLRACSSSISSKSLDSGLRLSDGSYAVTANGCVLCNCTSSFRVSCNLQPNGNTSVCPAARKCGNLEFGKSSSSGCEKTTCDYAGYTNSTNLSILTTNYVDSSTCSSAGGGSPTSSPSSHAHAVGMNLSRALIFIHILLGTLALRH from the exons ATGTCTTCTCCCTTCCTCTCCATCCATCTCCTCCTCCATCTCCTCCTCTTCACCTCCACCGCCCTCTCCTCTTTCATCTGCAACTCCACCACAACCGCCACCTGCTCCTCTCTCATCGGCTACGTCCCCGACAATGAAACCTCTCTCTCCGCTCTCCAATCTCTCTTCCAAACCACTCTCCTTTCCCTTGTCGGCGCCAACTCCCTCCCCCTCTCCACCCCCTCGTCCTACACCGTCGCCGCCAATAAACCCATCCTCATCTCCATCCCCTGCAACTGCTCCAACGGCAACGGCTCCTCAGCCCACGTCCCGACCTACACCGTCAAGGCCAACGACACCCTGGACAACATCGCCATCAACAAGTTTGGTCGGTTTGTCACTTACCAACAGATCGCCACCGCCAATGGGATTCCTAACCCTAACTTGATCACGGTCGGCCAAGTGTTATGGATCCCGTTGCCCTGCAGCTGCGATCCGGTGGATGGTGATGAGAGAGTGCATTTGGCTCATAAGGTTGCGCCGCAAAGCTCATTGGACCAAATCGCGGCGGAGTTTGGGGTGAATAAGAGCACTGTTATGCGCCTCAACGGGATTAATGATTCTGCAACGCTGCAGGCCTCTCAGATTCTTGATGTTCCTCTCCGAG CTTGTTCTTCTTCAATTAGCAGCAAGTCCCTGGATTCTGGCTTACGTCTCTCTGATGGCAGCTATGCGGTCACTGCTAATGGCTGCGTGTTATGTAATTGCACCTCCTCTTTTAG GGTGAGTTGCAATCTTCAACCAAATGGGAATACATCTGTCTGCCCTGCTGCTAGAAAGTGCGGAAATCTGGAATTTGGAAAATCATCATCCTCTGGATGTGAGAAAACTACTTGTGATTATGCTGGGTATACTAATTCCACCAACTTGAGTATTCTTACAACCAACTACGTCGACTCCTCAACATGTTCAAGCG CAGGTGGAGGGTCACCTACCTCTAGTCCTAGCAGCCATGCTCATGCTGTCGGGATGAACTTGTCAAGGGCTCTCATCTTCATTCACATATTGCTTGGTACCTTGGCTTTGCGGCATTAG